A stretch of the Balearica regulorum gibbericeps isolate bBalReg1 chromosome 15, bBalReg1.pri, whole genome shotgun sequence genome encodes the following:
- the LLGL1 gene encoding lethal(2) giant larvae protein homolog 1 isoform X1 has translation MMKFRFRRQGADPHRDRLRHDLFAFSKTVEHGFPSQPSALAYDPTLRVMAIGTKAGAVKLYGAPGVELTGLHKETATVTQLHFLPGQGWLLSLLDDNTLHLWEVCQKEGCSHLEETRSFGLPGRPGSDSANCSPGITRVTVVLPMSACAVACLGTEGGAVYFLALPTLSLLEDKTLFPDEILQSVPDDYRCGKALGPVESIQEHPHDSSQLLIGYSRGLVVLWEQSTRAVQHLFLGNQQLESLAWEQSGKSIVSSHSDGGYMVWAVSGTGQKTQQPVMSTIPYGPFPCKAISKILWRTCESGNPFIIFSGGMPRASYGDRHCVSVLQGQTLATLDFTSRVIDFFTVQSTEAAEGGFENPRALVVLVEEELVAIDLQTPGWPTIPAPYLAPLHSSAITCSCHVSNVPLKLWERIISAGEQQSPRLSSAAWPIDGGKNLAQEPTQRGLLLTGHEDGTVRFWDASGVSLKPLYKLGTASIFQTDCEHNDSLNQAGEEEWPPFRKVGCFDPYSDDPRLGVQKIALCKYTAKMVVAGTAGQVLVMELSDEKSEHAVSVATVDLLQDREGFTWKGHDRLAPRNGPLPFAPGFQPSVLVQCVPPAAITAVTLHSEWNLVAFGTSHGFGLFDYYRRNPVLARCTLHPNDSLAMEGPLSRVKSLKKSLRQSFRRIRKSRVSGKKRLNASSPSSKVQEANAQLAEQAGPPEVEMTPVQRRIEPRSADDSLSGVVRCLYFADTFLRDAAHHGPTLWAGTNSGSVFAYALEVPSQEKFSERAVEAVLGKEIQLMHRAPVVAIAVLDGRGNPLPEPYEVSRDLAKAPDMQGSHSMLISSEEQFKVFTLPKVSAKTKFKLTAHEGCRVRKVALVSLASAGSEERLENCLACLTNLGDIHIFTVPGLRPQVHYSCIRKEDISGIASCVFTKHGQGFYLISPSEFERFSLSARNVTEPLCRLEVTRLQDTSCLSNSSTATPKLPQANGTHVPCSPEGRRSPTSSDRSPEEHPAAFSPSSIDSPNSSMENPLDTTGDITVEEVKDFLASSEEAERNLRNASEDEGRSVGILIK, from the exons ATATGGCGCGCCGGGCGTGGAGCTGACGGGCTTGCACAAGGAGACAGCCACCGTCACCCAGCTGCACTTCCTCCCCGGCCAG GGCtggctcctctccctgctggaTGACAACACGCTGCACCTCTGGGAGGTCTGCCAGAAGGAGGGCTGCTCCCACCTGGAAGAGACCCGCAGCTTCGGCCTCCCGGGACGCCCAGGGTCCGACAGCGCTAA CTGCTCCCCCGGCATCACGCGGGTGACGGTGGTCCTGCCAATGTCCGCGTGCGCAGTGGCCTGCCTGGGCACCGAGGGCGGCGCGGTGTACTTCCTTGCCCTGCCCACCCTGTCGCTGCTGGAGGACAAAACCCTCTTCCCAGATGAGATCCTGCAGAG CGTCCCTGATGACTACCGCTGCGGGAAGGCGCTGGGACCAGTGGAGTCCATCCAGGAGCACCCACACGACagcagtcagctcctcatcGGGTACAGCCGGGGGCTGGTGGTCCTCTGGGAGCAGAGCACGCGTGCCGTCCAGCACCTCTTCCTGGGGAACCAG CAGCTTGAGAGCCTGGCCTGGGAGCAGAGTGGGAAGAGCATCGTCAGCTCCCACAGTGACGGCGGGTACATGGTGTGGGCGGTGAGCGGAACCGGCCAGAAGACCCAGCAGCCCGTCATGTCCACCATCCCCTACG GTCCATTCCCTTGCAAAGCCATCAGCAAAATCCTCTGGCGGACCTGTGAGTCAGG GAACCCTTTCATCATCTTCAGCGGGGGGATGCCACGGGCCAGCTACGGTGACCGGCACTGTGTCAGCGTGCTGCAGGGTCAGACCCTGGCCACGCTTGACTTCACCTCCCGCGTCATCGACTTCTTCACGGTGCAGAGCACCGAGGCGGCTGAAGGAG gctttGAGAACCCTCGTGCCCTTGTGGTGCTGGTGGAGGAAGAGCTGGTGGCCATCGACCTCCAGACGCCGGGCTGGCCCACCATCCCTGCCCCGTACCTGGCACCGCTCCACTCCTCTGCCATCACCTGCTCCTGCCACGTCTCCAATGTGCCTCTCAAGCTCTGGGAGAGGATCATCAGCGCCGGCGAGCAGCAGAGCCCCCGGCTCTCCTCTGCA gCTTGGCCCATTGACGGAGGGAAGAACCTGGCCCAGGAGCCCACGCAGAGGGGGCTTCTCCTCACCGG gcacgAGGATGGCACGGTACGGTTCTGGGACGCCTCGGGGGTCTCCCTGAAGCCCCTCTACAAGCTGGGCACCGCCAGCATCTTCCAGACGGACTGCGAGCACAATGACAGCCTCAACCAGGCGGGCGAGGAGGAGTGGCCACCTTTCCGCAAG GTGGGCTGCTTTGATCCCTACAGTGACGACCCACGCTTGGGTGTGCAGAAGATCGCTCTCTGCAAGTACACGGCCAAGATGGTGGTGGCTGGCACGGCGGGGCAG GTGCTGGTGATGGAGCTGAGCGATGAGAAGTCGGAGCATGCGGTCAGCGTGGCCACAGTGGACCTGCTGCAGGACCGCGAGGGCTTCACCTGGAAGGGCCACGACCGGCTCGCCCCCAGGAATGGGCCCCTGCCCTTCGCCCCTGGCTTCCAGCCCAGCGTGCTGGTGCAGTGTGTGCCCCCCGCTGCTATCACCGCTGTCACCCTCCACTCCGAGTGGAACCTCGTGGCCTTCGGCACCAGCCACGGCTTCGGACTCTTTGACTATTACCGGCGCAACCCCGTGCTGGCCAG GTGTACGCTGCACCCCAATGACTCGCTGGCCATGGAGGGGCCCCTGTCCCGCGTGAAGTCCCTCAAGAAGTCCCTGCGGCAGTCCTTCCGCCGCATCCGCAAGAGCCGGGTGTCCGGCAAGAAAAGGCTCAACGCCAGCAGCCCCTCCAGCAAG GTGCAGGAGGCCAACGCGCAACTGGCAGAGCAGGCGGGACCCCCCGAGGTGGAGATGACGCCCGTGCAGCGGCGGATCGAGCCCCGCTCGGCTGACGACTCGCTCTCGGGGGTGGTGCGGTGCCTCTACTTTGCCGACACCTTCCTCCGAGATG CCGCCCACCATGGCCCCACGTTGTGGGCAGGGACCAACTCGGGCTCAGTGTTCGCCTACGCGCTGGAGGTGCCGTCGCAGGAGAAGTTTTCGGAGCGGGCGGTGGAGgcggtgctggggaaggagatcCAGCTGATGCACCGGGCGCCAGTGGTGGCCATCGCGGTGCTGGACGGGCGGGGGAACCCCCTGCCCGAGCCCTACGAGGTCTCGCGGGACCTGGCCAAGGCCCCCGACATGCAGGGCAGCCACTCCATGCTCATCTCCTCTGAGGAGCAGTTCAAG GTCTTCACGCTGCCCAAAGTGAGTGCCAAGACCAAGTTCAAGCTGACAGCGCACGAGGGCTGCCGGGTGCGGAAGGTGGCCCTGGTGAGCCTGGCCAGCGCTGGCTCTGAGGAGCGGCTGGAGAACTGCCTGGCCTGTCTCACCAACCTGGGGGACATCCACATCTTCACTGTGCCCGGCCTGCGGCCCCAGGTCCACTACAGCTGCATCCGCAAGGAGGACATCAGCGGCATCGCCTCCTGTGTCTTCACCAAGCATGGCCAGG GTTTCTACTTAATTTCACCATCTGAGTTCGAGCGCTTCTCGCTGAGTGCCAGGAACGTGACAGAGCCGCTGTGCCGGCTGGAGGTCACCCGGCTCCAGGACACCTCCTGCCTCAG CAACAGCTCGACGGCAACACCGAAGCTGCCACAGGCGAATGGCACCCATGTCCCGTGCAGCCCCGAGGGCCGACGCTCCCCCACCAGCAGTGACC GGTCCCCCGAGGAGCACCCGGCCGCCTTCTCGCCCAGCTCCATCGACTCCCCCAACAGCAGCATGGAGAACCCGCTGGACACCACCGGGGACATCACTGTGGAGGAAGTGAAGGATTTCCTGGC GTCCTCGGAGGAAGCGGAGAGGAACCTGAGGAACGCCAGCGAGGATGAGGGCCGGTCCGTGGGGATCCTCATCAAGTGA
- the LLGL1 gene encoding lethal(2) giant larvae protein homolog 1 isoform X2, which translates to MMKFRFRRQGADPHRDRLRHDLFAFSKTVEHGFPSQPSALAYDPTLRVMAIGTKAGAVKLYGAPGVELTGLHKETATVTQLHFLPGQGWLLSLLDDNTLHLWEVCQKEGCSHLEETRSFGLPGRPGCSPGITRVTVVLPMSACAVACLGTEGGAVYFLALPTLSLLEDKTLFPDEILQSVPDDYRCGKALGPVESIQEHPHDSSQLLIGYSRGLVVLWEQSTRAVQHLFLGNQQLESLAWEQSGKSIVSSHSDGGYMVWAVSGTGQKTQQPVMSTIPYGPFPCKAISKILWRTCESGNPFIIFSGGMPRASYGDRHCVSVLQGQTLATLDFTSRVIDFFTVQSTEAAEGGFENPRALVVLVEEELVAIDLQTPGWPTIPAPYLAPLHSSAITCSCHVSNVPLKLWERIISAGEQQSPRLSSAAWPIDGGKNLAQEPTQRGLLLTGHEDGTVRFWDASGVSLKPLYKLGTASIFQTDCEHNDSLNQAGEEEWPPFRKVGCFDPYSDDPRLGVQKIALCKYTAKMVVAGTAGQVLVMELSDEKSEHAVSVATVDLLQDREGFTWKGHDRLAPRNGPLPFAPGFQPSVLVQCVPPAAITAVTLHSEWNLVAFGTSHGFGLFDYYRRNPVLARCTLHPNDSLAMEGPLSRVKSLKKSLRQSFRRIRKSRVSGKKRLNASSPSSKVQEANAQLAEQAGPPEVEMTPVQRRIEPRSADDSLSGVVRCLYFADTFLRDAAHHGPTLWAGTNSGSVFAYALEVPSQEKFSERAVEAVLGKEIQLMHRAPVVAIAVLDGRGNPLPEPYEVSRDLAKAPDMQGSHSMLISSEEQFKVFTLPKVSAKTKFKLTAHEGCRVRKVALVSLASAGSEERLENCLACLTNLGDIHIFTVPGLRPQVHYSCIRKEDISGIASCVFTKHGQGFYLISPSEFERFSLSARNVTEPLCRLEVTRLQDTSCLSNSSTATPKLPQANGTHVPCSPEGRRSPTSSDRSPEEHPAAFSPSSIDSPNSSMENPLDTTGDITVEEVKDFLASSEEAERNLRNASEDEGRSVGILIK; encoded by the exons ATATGGCGCGCCGGGCGTGGAGCTGACGGGCTTGCACAAGGAGACAGCCACCGTCACCCAGCTGCACTTCCTCCCCGGCCAG GGCtggctcctctccctgctggaTGACAACACGCTGCACCTCTGGGAGGTCTGCCAGAAGGAGGGCTGCTCCCACCTGGAAGAGACCCGCAGCTTCGGCCTCCCGGGACGCCCAGG CTGCTCCCCCGGCATCACGCGGGTGACGGTGGTCCTGCCAATGTCCGCGTGCGCAGTGGCCTGCCTGGGCACCGAGGGCGGCGCGGTGTACTTCCTTGCCCTGCCCACCCTGTCGCTGCTGGAGGACAAAACCCTCTTCCCAGATGAGATCCTGCAGAG CGTCCCTGATGACTACCGCTGCGGGAAGGCGCTGGGACCAGTGGAGTCCATCCAGGAGCACCCACACGACagcagtcagctcctcatcGGGTACAGCCGGGGGCTGGTGGTCCTCTGGGAGCAGAGCACGCGTGCCGTCCAGCACCTCTTCCTGGGGAACCAG CAGCTTGAGAGCCTGGCCTGGGAGCAGAGTGGGAAGAGCATCGTCAGCTCCCACAGTGACGGCGGGTACATGGTGTGGGCGGTGAGCGGAACCGGCCAGAAGACCCAGCAGCCCGTCATGTCCACCATCCCCTACG GTCCATTCCCTTGCAAAGCCATCAGCAAAATCCTCTGGCGGACCTGTGAGTCAGG GAACCCTTTCATCATCTTCAGCGGGGGGATGCCACGGGCCAGCTACGGTGACCGGCACTGTGTCAGCGTGCTGCAGGGTCAGACCCTGGCCACGCTTGACTTCACCTCCCGCGTCATCGACTTCTTCACGGTGCAGAGCACCGAGGCGGCTGAAGGAG gctttGAGAACCCTCGTGCCCTTGTGGTGCTGGTGGAGGAAGAGCTGGTGGCCATCGACCTCCAGACGCCGGGCTGGCCCACCATCCCTGCCCCGTACCTGGCACCGCTCCACTCCTCTGCCATCACCTGCTCCTGCCACGTCTCCAATGTGCCTCTCAAGCTCTGGGAGAGGATCATCAGCGCCGGCGAGCAGCAGAGCCCCCGGCTCTCCTCTGCA gCTTGGCCCATTGACGGAGGGAAGAACCTGGCCCAGGAGCCCACGCAGAGGGGGCTTCTCCTCACCGG gcacgAGGATGGCACGGTACGGTTCTGGGACGCCTCGGGGGTCTCCCTGAAGCCCCTCTACAAGCTGGGCACCGCCAGCATCTTCCAGACGGACTGCGAGCACAATGACAGCCTCAACCAGGCGGGCGAGGAGGAGTGGCCACCTTTCCGCAAG GTGGGCTGCTTTGATCCCTACAGTGACGACCCACGCTTGGGTGTGCAGAAGATCGCTCTCTGCAAGTACACGGCCAAGATGGTGGTGGCTGGCACGGCGGGGCAG GTGCTGGTGATGGAGCTGAGCGATGAGAAGTCGGAGCATGCGGTCAGCGTGGCCACAGTGGACCTGCTGCAGGACCGCGAGGGCTTCACCTGGAAGGGCCACGACCGGCTCGCCCCCAGGAATGGGCCCCTGCCCTTCGCCCCTGGCTTCCAGCCCAGCGTGCTGGTGCAGTGTGTGCCCCCCGCTGCTATCACCGCTGTCACCCTCCACTCCGAGTGGAACCTCGTGGCCTTCGGCACCAGCCACGGCTTCGGACTCTTTGACTATTACCGGCGCAACCCCGTGCTGGCCAG GTGTACGCTGCACCCCAATGACTCGCTGGCCATGGAGGGGCCCCTGTCCCGCGTGAAGTCCCTCAAGAAGTCCCTGCGGCAGTCCTTCCGCCGCATCCGCAAGAGCCGGGTGTCCGGCAAGAAAAGGCTCAACGCCAGCAGCCCCTCCAGCAAG GTGCAGGAGGCCAACGCGCAACTGGCAGAGCAGGCGGGACCCCCCGAGGTGGAGATGACGCCCGTGCAGCGGCGGATCGAGCCCCGCTCGGCTGACGACTCGCTCTCGGGGGTGGTGCGGTGCCTCTACTTTGCCGACACCTTCCTCCGAGATG CCGCCCACCATGGCCCCACGTTGTGGGCAGGGACCAACTCGGGCTCAGTGTTCGCCTACGCGCTGGAGGTGCCGTCGCAGGAGAAGTTTTCGGAGCGGGCGGTGGAGgcggtgctggggaaggagatcCAGCTGATGCACCGGGCGCCAGTGGTGGCCATCGCGGTGCTGGACGGGCGGGGGAACCCCCTGCCCGAGCCCTACGAGGTCTCGCGGGACCTGGCCAAGGCCCCCGACATGCAGGGCAGCCACTCCATGCTCATCTCCTCTGAGGAGCAGTTCAAG GTCTTCACGCTGCCCAAAGTGAGTGCCAAGACCAAGTTCAAGCTGACAGCGCACGAGGGCTGCCGGGTGCGGAAGGTGGCCCTGGTGAGCCTGGCCAGCGCTGGCTCTGAGGAGCGGCTGGAGAACTGCCTGGCCTGTCTCACCAACCTGGGGGACATCCACATCTTCACTGTGCCCGGCCTGCGGCCCCAGGTCCACTACAGCTGCATCCGCAAGGAGGACATCAGCGGCATCGCCTCCTGTGTCTTCACCAAGCATGGCCAGG GTTTCTACTTAATTTCACCATCTGAGTTCGAGCGCTTCTCGCTGAGTGCCAGGAACGTGACAGAGCCGCTGTGCCGGCTGGAGGTCACCCGGCTCCAGGACACCTCCTGCCTCAG CAACAGCTCGACGGCAACACCGAAGCTGCCACAGGCGAATGGCACCCATGTCCCGTGCAGCCCCGAGGGCCGACGCTCCCCCACCAGCAGTGACC GGTCCCCCGAGGAGCACCCGGCCGCCTTCTCGCCCAGCTCCATCGACTCCCCCAACAGCAGCATGGAGAACCCGCTGGACACCACCGGGGACATCACTGTGGAGGAAGTGAAGGATTTCCTGGC GTCCTCGGAGGAAGCGGAGAGGAACCTGAGGAACGCCAGCGAGGATGAGGGCCGGTCCGTGGGGATCCTCATCAAGTGA